From the genome of Streptomyces sp. NBC_01116, one region includes:
- a CDS encoding aminopeptidase P family protein, giving the protein MAGETDENKTRKNGLYVDVSAELAENMKQGWADTERRDLEPIAQAAYTARRRAALSAQFPGELLVVPAGNPKVRANDTDYPFRPSSDYVYLTGDQSQDSVLVLEPGADGEHVAVAYLLPRSDRENGEFWRDYHGELWDGRRNSLTENERLLGLPCRDVRTLTERLAEATGPIRLLRDYDSGVDAALNDKVTAERDTEFRVALSEMRLLKDEFEIADLRHACQATARGFEDVVRILGTDTPTAERAIEGTFWMRARTEGNDVGYASVCAAGAHATTLHWVRNDGETRPGELLLIDAGVESRNLYTADVTRTLPVDGRFTPVQRKVYDAVYAAQSAGIAAVRPGAKYRDFHHAAQRVLTEHLASWGLFGERSVDEAYELGLYRRWTLAGTGHMIGLDVHDCAKARTELYVDGTLEAGMVLTVEPGLYFQSDDLTVPEELRGIGVRIEDDLLVTDEGNENLSADLPRTADDVEEWMARLRG; this is encoded by the coding sequence GTGGCTGGTGAGACGGATGAGAACAAGACGCGGAAGAACGGTCTGTACGTGGACGTGAGTGCCGAGCTGGCCGAGAACATGAAGCAGGGTTGGGCCGACACCGAGCGCCGCGACCTCGAACCCATCGCCCAGGCGGCGTACACCGCGCGCCGCCGGGCGGCGCTCTCCGCGCAGTTCCCCGGTGAGCTGCTGGTGGTCCCGGCCGGCAACCCGAAGGTCCGTGCCAACGACACGGACTACCCGTTCCGCCCCTCCTCCGACTACGTCTACCTGACGGGTGACCAGTCCCAGGACTCCGTACTGGTCCTGGAGCCCGGTGCGGACGGCGAGCACGTGGCGGTCGCCTATCTGCTCCCCCGGTCGGACCGCGAGAACGGGGAGTTCTGGCGCGACTACCACGGTGAGCTCTGGGACGGCCGTCGCAACAGCCTCACCGAGAACGAGCGGCTCCTGGGCCTGCCCTGCCGTGATGTCCGCACGCTGACCGAGCGGCTCGCCGAGGCCACCGGCCCGATCCGTCTGCTGCGCGACTACGACTCCGGGGTCGACGCCGCCCTGAACGACAAGGTGACCGCCGAGCGCGACACCGAGTTCCGCGTCGCCCTGTCCGAGATGCGCCTGCTCAAGGACGAGTTCGAGATCGCCGACCTGCGCCACGCCTGTCAGGCGACGGCGCGTGGCTTCGAGGACGTGGTGCGCATTCTCGGTACGGACACTCCGACCGCGGAGCGGGCCATCGAGGGCACGTTCTGGATGCGTGCGCGGACCGAGGGCAACGACGTGGGTTACGCGTCGGTCTGCGCCGCGGGAGCCCACGCCACGACGCTGCACTGGGTCCGCAACGACGGCGAGACCCGGCCGGGCGAACTGCTGCTGATCGACGCCGGAGTGGAGAGCCGCAACCTCTACACCGCCGACGTCACCCGCACGCTCCCGGTCGACGGCCGTTTCACACCGGTCCAGCGCAAGGTGTACGACGCGGTGTACGCGGCGCAGTCGGCCGGCATCGCCGCGGTCCGGCCCGGTGCGAAGTACCGGGACTTCCACCACGCCGCCCAGCGGGTGCTGACCGAGCACCTCGCCTCCTGGGGCCTGTTCGGCGAGCGGTCGGTGGACGAGGCGTACGAGCTCGGCCTGTACCGCCGCTGGACGCTGGCCGGCACGGGCCACATGATCGGCCTGGACGTCCACGACTGCGCGAAGGCCCGTACCGAGCTGTACGTGGACGGGACGCTGGAGGCGGGCATGGTGCTCACCGTCGAGCCCGGCCTGTACTTCCAGTCGGACGACCTGACCGTGCCCGAGGAGCTCCGCGGCATCGGCGTGCGCATCGAGGACGATCTGCTGGTCACCGACGAGGGCAACGAGAACCTCTCGGCCGACCTTCCTCGGACGGCCGACGACGTGGAGGAGTGGATGGCCCGGCTTCGCGGCTGA
- a CDS encoding amidase translates to MSDTAPVRPGPRPDVAEPREAPGLSGLSVAEAGARLRAGTLTSVELVEHALSLIDAYDAELHAFVLVTRDLALRRAARADRELRDGVDRGPLHGIPYALKDILAAEGLPTTNHSRLTLTDLATEDSTVEARLRAGGAVLLGKLATYEFAFGGPSTDLPFPPAGNPWNREHIPSGSSSGAGAAVAAGFLRVAFGSDTAGSLRGPAFHCGAVGLKPTYGSVSGHGATPLAPTMDHFGPLAWTVADAAAALQVVAGPDPRDPRTREAPTPDFLGSLSGEVRGLRVAYSKAWYASDPGTLPEITESIDRALAHLDRLGAVVEECELPPYELFDACGRVILMAEGFAVHRENLRRAPRSFGRYTYQKLMPGAGVGADELQRARQVRDSLAAALDRRVFASHDLLITACGQTTAARIDAFGADWPPPKLANDMQTIPFAVTGHPAMSLPLGFAGNGLPIGVQLVGPAYGEASLFRAGLALEAEFGRRDTRPVPA, encoded by the coding sequence CGCGCCGGGACGCTCACGTCGGTGGAGCTGGTGGAGCACGCGCTGAGCCTGATCGACGCGTACGACGCCGAGCTGCACGCGTTCGTCCTGGTCACCCGTGACCTCGCGCTGCGGCGCGCGGCGCGGGCGGACCGGGAGCTGCGCGACGGCGTCGACCGCGGGCCGCTGCACGGCATCCCGTACGCGCTGAAGGACATCCTCGCCGCCGAGGGCCTGCCCACCACCAACCACTCGCGGCTGACCCTCACCGACCTCGCCACCGAGGACAGCACCGTGGAGGCCCGGCTGCGGGCCGGCGGCGCGGTGCTGCTGGGCAAGCTGGCCACCTACGAGTTCGCGTTCGGCGGACCGAGTACCGACCTGCCCTTCCCGCCGGCGGGCAACCCCTGGAACCGCGAGCACATCCCCAGCGGCTCCTCGTCGGGAGCGGGCGCCGCGGTGGCGGCCGGGTTCCTCCGCGTCGCCTTCGGGTCCGACACCGCCGGCTCGCTGCGCGGCCCGGCGTTCCACTGCGGGGCCGTCGGCCTCAAGCCCACCTACGGCAGCGTCTCGGGCCACGGCGCCACCCCGCTGGCGCCCACCATGGACCACTTCGGGCCCCTCGCCTGGACGGTGGCCGACGCCGCCGCCGCCCTCCAGGTGGTCGCGGGGCCCGACCCCAGGGACCCGCGCACCCGCGAGGCGCCGACGCCCGACTTCCTCGGCTCGCTGAGCGGGGAGGTCCGCGGCCTGCGCGTGGCGTACTCGAAGGCCTGGTACGCGTCGGACCCGGGGACCCTTCCGGAGATCACCGAGAGCATCGACCGGGCCCTGGCCCACCTCGACCGGCTCGGCGCCGTCGTCGAGGAGTGCGAGCTGCCGCCGTACGAGCTGTTCGACGCCTGCGGCCGGGTCATCCTGATGGCGGAGGGGTTCGCCGTGCACCGGGAGAACCTGCGCCGCGCGCCGCGGTCCTTCGGCCGCTACACCTACCAGAAACTGATGCCCGGCGCGGGGGTCGGCGCCGACGAGCTCCAGCGGGCCCGCCAGGTCCGCGACAGCCTCGCCGCGGCGCTCGACCGGCGGGTCTTCGCCTCCCACGACCTGCTGATCACGGCGTGCGGTCAGACCACCGCGGCCCGGATCGACGCCTTCGGCGCCGACTGGCCCCCGCCGAAGCTGGCCAACGACATGCAGACCATCCCGTTCGCCGTCACCGGACACCCCGCGATGTCCCTGCCCCTCGGGTTCGCCGGCAACGGTCTGCCCATCGGTGTGCAGCTCGTGGGGCCCGCCTACGGCGAGGCGAGCCTGTTCCGGGCCGGCCTCGCCCTGGAGGCCGAGTTCGGCCGACGGGACACCCGTCCGGTGCCGGCATGA
- a CDS encoding LuxR C-terminal-related transcriptional regulator — protein sequence MRARRPLVDQVSGELRQAGAVAVVGPTGFGKSAVLDAVCAGWQSSGDPVVRLSSAPADAHLPYVPLVDLFTVCPADVSGDLPDVQRSTIDWVLRRVTGPPPDPAILRVTVLSCLQTWGRRARLLLAADDMHWWGPDSLDVFGFAARRSRGSVSLLAALRPDGPLPHDVLGGDAVEIAVPALTPHESAAVVRSFGIPLRTAARIHTATGGNPRLVSDIAAGLARAGATAVLDVQPLAPHARKALRAWLAGLAAPVHWVLLLAALAADPSLDAVRRAAGPSADAALADAEAAGLIRVAGTVCFPAPVVRECLLAESSGEAVRQAHLALAAAASEDDDRVWHEASALSAAEIPARLVPGLADAATAAREGGDHTRAAEFGLLAGGRASGARHDLLIAAARDAEAAGRFDLACTALEQLDRRRAVPTARAQARLAVADAAGRGAAVAERMAARALSEALAADDPALASAAHLRLARSLGANRGYHAEALTHARSAAELAERAGDAAIHSFALALTARIEQVRGSPGQAELLRRALATGTPAGAGRTPGEPRRVGVAFALLDDRLDEAGRLLDEMRPPDCPADRLWVLSRAVRIHAHRGEGQLAREEAHRLLALTRDLGTSPGPPWYAAAVAELAGGTLEQALAYADLGLTASQEDEDTVFAAHCLHLSGMTRLLLRDAGGALADLLRVRDLVQDLGIADPAEVRYDADLAEALVAAGDLPAALRTVSDARSRAEELGRRGVLASLDRAEALCHAAAGDHASAEELVGRALRTFERLGYPLQCGRVLLAYSSVEQRHRRPARARELRAAADAVFRRAGAPLWEPEPNRVRSSPAGLTDAERRIAELVTEGRGNRDIAAALYVSVKTVEAALTRIYRKLGVRSRVQLTALVQKSAHPERR from the coding sequence GTGAGGGCGCGCCGCCCGCTGGTCGACCAGGTCTCCGGTGAGCTGCGGCAGGCAGGTGCGGTGGCGGTGGTCGGACCCACCGGTTTCGGCAAGTCCGCGGTGCTGGACGCGGTGTGCGCGGGGTGGCAGTCCTCCGGGGACCCCGTGGTCAGGCTCAGCTCGGCGCCCGCCGACGCACACCTGCCCTACGTACCCCTGGTGGACCTGTTCACCGTGTGCCCGGCGGACGTGAGCGGCGACCTGCCGGACGTCCAGCGATCGACGATCGACTGGGTGCTGCGCCGGGTCACCGGGCCCCCGCCCGACCCCGCGATCCTGCGGGTCACGGTCCTGTCGTGCCTCCAGACGTGGGGGCGCCGGGCCCGGCTGCTGCTGGCCGCCGACGACATGCACTGGTGGGGCCCGGACAGCCTGGACGTCTTCGGCTTCGCGGCACGCCGCAGCCGCGGCAGTGTGTCGCTGCTGGCGGCGCTGCGGCCCGACGGCCCGCTGCCGCACGACGTCCTCGGCGGTGACGCGGTGGAGATCGCGGTCCCCGCGCTCACCCCGCACGAGTCGGCGGCCGTGGTGCGGTCCTTCGGGATTCCCCTGCGGACCGCCGCGCGCATCCACACGGCGACGGGCGGCAACCCCCGCCTGGTCTCGGACATCGCCGCCGGACTGGCCCGGGCCGGGGCGACGGCGGTCCTGGACGTACAGCCGCTGGCCCCGCACGCGCGCAAGGCCCTGAGGGCCTGGCTGGCGGGGCTCGCGGCCCCCGTGCACTGGGTGCTGCTCCTCGCGGCGCTGGCGGCCGACCCCTCGCTCGACGCCGTCCGCCGGGCCGCGGGACCGTCGGCCGACGCCGCCCTGGCCGACGCCGAGGCCGCCGGGCTGATCCGGGTGGCGGGCACCGTGTGCTTCCCGGCCCCGGTCGTCCGCGAGTGCCTCCTCGCCGAGTCCAGCGGCGAGGCGGTCCGCCAGGCGCATCTCGCCCTGGCCGCCGCCGCGTCCGAGGACGACGACCGCGTCTGGCACGAGGCCTCCGCCCTGAGCGCGGCCGAGATTCCCGCGCGGCTGGTTCCCGGCCTGGCCGACGCCGCCACCGCCGCACGGGAGGGCGGTGACCACACCCGGGCGGCCGAGTTCGGTCTGCTCGCGGGCGGCCGGGCCAGCGGCGCCCGGCACGACCTCCTGATCGCCGCCGCCCGGGACGCCGAGGCCGCCGGGCGGTTCGACCTGGCCTGCACGGCGTTGGAGCAGCTGGACCGCAGGCGGGCCGTGCCCACCGCCCGCGCCCAGGCGCGGCTCGCCGTCGCCGACGCCGCCGGCCGGGGCGCCGCGGTGGCGGAGCGGATGGCGGCGCGGGCCCTGTCCGAGGCCCTGGCCGCCGACGATCCCGCCCTGGCCTCGGCGGCGCACCTGCGTCTCGCCCGGAGCCTGGGCGCCAACCGGGGCTACCACGCGGAGGCGCTGACGCACGCCCGCTCGGCCGCCGAACTGGCCGAGCGGGCCGGCGACGCGGCGATCCACTCCTTCGCCCTGGCCCTGACCGCCCGGATCGAGCAGGTCCGCGGTTCGCCGGGCCAGGCCGAGCTGCTCCGGCGTGCCCTGGCGACGGGCACGCCGGCCGGCGCCGGCCGGACCCCCGGGGAGCCACGCCGGGTCGGCGTCGCGTTCGCCCTGCTCGACGACCGGTTGGACGAGGCAGGGCGGCTGTTGGACGAGATGCGCCCGCCGGACTGCCCCGCCGACCGGCTCTGGGTGCTCAGCCGCGCCGTCCGGATCCACGCACACCGGGGCGAGGGCCAGCTCGCCCGCGAGGAGGCGCACCGGCTCCTGGCGCTGACACGTGACCTGGGTACCTCGCCCGGCCCGCCGTGGTACGCGGCGGCGGTCGCCGAACTCGCCGGCGGGACCCTGGAGCAGGCGCTCGCCTACGCGGACCTCGGTCTGACGGCCTCGCAGGAGGACGAGGACACCGTCTTCGCCGCGCACTGTCTGCACCTGTCCGGGATGACCCGGCTGCTGCTGCGGGACGCGGGCGGAGCCCTGGCGGATCTGCTCAGGGTCCGGGACCTGGTGCAGGACCTGGGCATCGCGGACCCCGCGGAGGTCCGCTACGACGCCGATCTGGCCGAGGCGCTGGTCGCCGCAGGAGACCTGCCGGCCGCCCTGCGGACGGTCTCCGACGCCCGGTCCCGGGCCGAGGAGCTGGGACGGCGCGGAGTCCTCGCCTCGCTGGACCGGGCCGAGGCGCTGTGCCACGCGGCGGCGGGCGACCACGCGTCGGCCGAGGAACTGGTCGGCCGCGCCCTGCGCACCTTCGAACGGCTCGGATACCCGTTGCAGTGCGGCCGGGTGCTGCTGGCGTACTCGTCCGTCGAGCAGCGGCACAGGCGCCCGGCCCGGGCCAGGGAGCTCCGGGCGGCGGCCGACGCGGTGTTCCGCAGGGCGGGCGCGCCGCTGTGGGAGCCGGAGCCGAACCGGGTGCGGTCCTCGCCGGCCGGTCTGACGGACGCGGAGCGGCGGATCGCCGAGCTGGTCACCGAAGGGCGCGGCAACCGCGACATCGCGGCCGCCCTGTACGTCAGCGTCAAGACCGTGGAGGCGGCGCTCACCCGGATCTACCGCAAGCTGGGGGTGCGGTCGCGGGTCCAGCTGACGGCGCTCGTCCAGAAGAGCGCCCACCCCGAGCGGCGGTGA
- a CDS encoding aminopeptidase P family protein has protein sequence MERQDGPRGARSHDRRAPAAVAEVFRQGWADTDRRLPPVSGAAYAAKRRAALSTRFPGERIVVPSGGLKARSNDFDYAFRPHSAYIHLTAEQGTGAVPDSVLVFEPTGSGHEITLFTRPRSPRDAGPSGAEFYSDRQHGEFWVGRRRTLRETAEALGVEAVSRDGLERALAGDVPTRVVRGEDALVDATVPPSAPADAELLAFLSESRLVKDAWEIEQLRAAVGHTVAGFHDVAGELPHATRLARGERWVEGTFNRRARLEGYGLGFETIAAAGAHACVLHWMHNDGPVREGELLLLDAGVEADSFYTGDVTRTLPVGGRFTDVQRRVYDLVFAAQSAGIAALRPGAPYGAFHDAATRVVAEGLDAWGLRPGGAAIPHESDLYRRYTVCGTGHMLGLDCHDCAAARSETYLGGVLEEGHVLTVEPGLYFQPDDLTIPEELRGIGVRIEDDFVITSDGALCLSSGLPRDADAVEAWMDALR, from the coding sequence ATGGAACGTCAGGACGGCCCGCGCGGAGCGCGGAGTCACGATCGTCGAGCACCGGCGGCGGTGGCGGAGGTCTTTCGGCAGGGGTGGGCGGACACGGACAGGAGGCTTCCACCCGTCTCCGGAGCCGCATACGCGGCCAAGCGGCGTGCGGCGCTGTCGACGCGGTTCCCCGGAGAGCGGATCGTCGTCCCGTCGGGCGGGCTCAAGGCCCGCAGCAACGACTTCGACTACGCCTTCCGCCCGCATTCCGCGTACATCCACCTCACGGCCGAACAGGGGACGGGAGCGGTGCCCGACAGTGTGCTCGTCTTCGAGCCCACCGGCAGCGGGCACGAGATCACCCTGTTCACCCGGCCCCGGTCACCGCGCGACGCCGGTCCGTCCGGCGCGGAGTTCTACAGCGACCGGCAGCACGGCGAGTTCTGGGTCGGCCGGCGCCGGACGCTCCGGGAGACCGCCGAAGCCCTCGGCGTCGAGGCGGTCTCCCGGGACGGGCTGGAGCGGGCACTCGCCGGTGACGTCCCGACCCGGGTGGTGCGCGGCGAGGACGCGCTCGTCGACGCGACCGTCCCGCCGTCCGCACCGGCCGACGCCGAACTGCTCGCCTTCCTCTCCGAGTCGCGGCTGGTCAAGGACGCGTGGGAGATCGAGCAGCTGCGCGCCGCCGTGGGGCACACGGTCGCCGGCTTCCACGACGTCGCCGGTGAACTGCCCCACGCCACACGCCTCGCACGCGGGGAGCGGTGGGTGGAGGGCACCTTCAACCGGCGCGCCCGGCTGGAGGGTTACGGCCTGGGGTTCGAGACCATCGCGGCGGCCGGCGCGCACGCGTGCGTGCTCCACTGGATGCACAACGACGGCCCGGTGCGGGAGGGGGAGCTGCTCCTGCTGGACGCGGGCGTCGAGGCCGACTCGTTCTACACCGGGGACGTCACCCGGACCCTGCCGGTCGGCGGGCGCTTCACGGATGTGCAGCGCCGCGTCTACGACCTGGTGTTCGCCGCCCAGTCGGCGGGCATCGCCGCCCTGCGGCCCGGAGCACCGTACGGCGCCTTCCACGACGCCGCGACGCGGGTCGTCGCCGAGGGGCTCGACGCCTGGGGCCTGCGGCCCGGCGGCGCCGCGATCCCGCACGAGTCCGACCTCTACCGTCGCTACACCGTGTGCGGCACCGGCCACATGCTCGGCCTCGACTGCCACGACTGCGCCGCCGCCCGCAGCGAGACGTACCTGGGCGGTGTGCTGGAGGAGGGGCACGTGCTCACCGTCGAGCCGGGGCTGTACTTCCAGCCCGACGACCTGACGATCCCCGAGGAACTGCGCGGCATCGGCGTGCGGATCGAGGACGACTTCGTCATCACCTCCGACGGCGCGCTGTGCCTGTCGTCGGGCCTGCCACGCGACGCGGACGCGGTCGAGGCGTGGATGGACGCGTTGCGGTGA
- a CDS encoding MDR family MFS transporter — protein MNDRTRPPLPAGFWWLWTATLVNRFGLFVMPFLSLYLAVERGYSATYAGLVISLYGLGGIAGSLIGGSLSDRWGRRPTLLTGQLGAAAFTLALGLAEQPVTIAACVTVLGVALKVSQPAIGAMLADLVPEESRPRAYSLNYWALNLGFSVSALSAGTLAAFGYLTLFVVDAASTLLCAVLVFWRIPETLPAKLRTEPSAAAAPRTSLAAVVRDRRFMCLAGLNLLVVTVFTQRHLALPLSIAESGLSTADYGIVAGVNGVMIVTLQLAVTRFTQHRPAGWVLACGALLIALSSVLNGHAGTVLLYCCAAVVYTLGEIAYVPTSEAQVPAMAPEHARGRYEGVMVLTWAVGGFVAPLTSGLIIDAHGTDTLWAGCAVIGALAAVGYVALLRPRRGKDDAPGPARALRSTQAP, from the coding sequence GTGAACGACCGCACTCGCCCCCCGCTCCCCGCCGGCTTCTGGTGGCTGTGGACCGCGACGCTGGTGAACCGGTTCGGCCTGTTCGTCATGCCGTTCCTGTCGCTCTACCTCGCCGTGGAGCGGGGCTACTCCGCCACGTACGCGGGCCTGGTGATCTCGTTGTACGGACTCGGCGGGATAGCCGGATCGCTGATCGGCGGGTCGCTCAGCGACCGGTGGGGCAGGCGGCCCACGCTGCTCACCGGGCAGCTGGGCGCCGCCGCGTTCACCCTGGCCCTGGGACTCGCCGAACAGCCCGTGACGATCGCGGCGTGCGTCACCGTGCTGGGCGTCGCGCTGAAGGTGTCGCAGCCCGCGATCGGGGCGATGCTCGCGGACCTGGTCCCCGAGGAGTCCCGGCCCCGGGCCTACTCGCTCAACTACTGGGCGCTCAACCTCGGATTCTCCGTCTCCGCCCTGTCGGCGGGCACCCTCGCCGCCTTCGGCTACCTGACCCTGTTCGTGGTGGACGCCGCCAGCACCCTGCTGTGCGCGGTGCTGGTCTTCTGGCGGATTCCCGAGACCCTGCCGGCGAAGCTCCGCACGGAACCGTCCGCGGCGGCGGCCCCGCGCACGTCCCTGGCCGCCGTGGTCCGCGACCGCCGGTTCATGTGTCTGGCCGGATTGAACCTCCTGGTGGTCACCGTCTTCACGCAGCGGCACCTGGCACTGCCGCTGTCCATCGCCGAATCCGGCCTGTCCACCGCGGACTACGGGATCGTGGCCGGGGTCAACGGCGTCATGATCGTCACTCTGCAGCTCGCCGTCACCCGCTTCACCCAGCACCGGCCAGCCGGTTGGGTGCTGGCCTGCGGGGCGCTGCTGATCGCGCTCAGTTCGGTGCTCAACGGACACGCCGGCACCGTGCTGCTGTACTGCTGCGCCGCCGTCGTCTACACCCTCGGTGAGATCGCCTACGTACCCACCAGCGAGGCGCAGGTGCCCGCCATGGCTCCGGAGCACGCACGTGGCCGCTACGAGGGCGTGATGGTCCTGACCTGGGCCGTCGGCGGCTTCGTGGCACCGCTGACGAGCGGTCTGATCATCGACGCCCACGGCACGGACACCCTCTGGGCGGGGTGCGCGGTGATCGGCGCGCTCGCGGCCGTCGGTTACGTCGCGTTGCTGCGGCCGCGCCGCGGGAAGGACGACGCCCCCGGACCCGCACGAGCCCTCCGGTCCACGCAGGCCCCCTAG